Within the Alteromonas sp. M12 genome, the region AATTTAGGCAGTGGATGGAATGCTTGGTAAATAAATCCTTCCTCGCCATAAGGGCCGTCGGCATGAATAATCTGTTGTCCTTTTTCAATCACACTGACGTTTGCACCTTCACGAGAAAAAATGGGTTTTTTTACAATTCGCTGGTGATCACATAGATGTAATTCATCTTCGAAATAAGAAGGCAGCAAATTTGGGTGACCTTTAAACATCTTCCATAACATAGGCATTAGCGCTTTGTTCGACAGAATACTTTTCCATAAAGGTTCGATCCAATTAGTTTGGGAGCTTTCCACAAAGTCACCAAACTCCTCGCGCTGCATAAATTCCCAAGGATACAGTTTAAACAAGGTATCTATTTCATTATTCTTTAAATCTGTGAAACGGCCCGACTCACCCAATCCAATGTCTTCGATAAATACAAAAGGCGCTTTGAGTCCAGATTCTGCGGCACAGTCTTGCAAATATTGAACGGTGCCTCTGTCTTCTATTGTGTCCTGACAGCAGGCAAAGTGGATATGCTCGGTTTGATAATGTGTAGCAATTTCATTTAATCGCCAAATTAACTTTTCCTGCAAAGAATTAAATTGATCAGCATGGCGAGATATGCGATTGCCATCCACCAAATCTTGTAACCACAACCACTGCCAGAATCCTGATTCATATAAGCTGGTAGGTGTGTCTGCATTATTTTCATAAAGCTTGGCAGGGCCACTGCCATCATATGCAAAATCCAGTCGTGAATATAAAGAGGGATCATGATTGCGCCAAGAATCTTTAAGCCCTTGCCAAAATGCTTCTGGGATTTTAAAAGCTGACAATAAAGCGTCACTATTCACCACTTTGTCTACAACTTGTAAGCACATTTGATGAATTTCGACTGTGGGGTCTTCCAAGTCTTTTTCTATTTGCTGCAAATTGAACTGATAATAAGCTGACTCATCCCAGTAGGGTTCGCCGTACATACTGTGGAACGAAAAG harbors:
- a CDS encoding glutathionylspermidine synthase family protein produces the protein MFRIPSEPRKNWQQKAKEFGFSFHSMYGEPYWDESAYYQFNLQQIEKDLEDPTVEIHQMCLQVVDKVVNSDALLSAFKIPEAFWQGLKDSWRNHDPSLYSRLDFAYDGSGPAKLYENNADTPTSLYESGFWQWLWLQDLVDGNRISRHADQFNSLQEKLIWRLNEIATHYQTEHIHFACCQDTIEDRGTVQYLQDCAAESGLKAPFVFIEDIGLGESGRFTDLKNNEIDTLFKLYPWEFMQREEFGDFVESSQTNWIEPLWKSILSNKALMPMLWKMFKGHPNLLPSYFEDELHLCDHQRIVKKPIFSREGANVSVIEKGQQIIHADGPYGEEGFIYQAFHPLPKFDNNFTLIGSWLVNDKAAGISVREDTSVITQDMSRYLPHIILG